Genomic DNA from Scylla paramamosain isolate STU-SP2022 chromosome 25, ASM3559412v1, whole genome shotgun sequence:
GAATCCTCACTATATAAACTTGTCTACGAGGttccgtcttctctctctctctctctctctctctctctctctctctctctctctctctctctctctctctctctctctccccttcaaaGCAGGCTGGATGCAATAATCCCTTTTACTTCTACCATTTGTGACAGGAGTTGGGGAGTAGGAGTTGAAAGAATGAGGTCCATTGATCCATTGATCCATTGATGAAAGGACGTCTAAATTTACCTCATCGCCGTGACACAGGGTGTGGCGGGGCTGGGGCGTCACGGCGCCGCGCTATATAACGCCGCAGCGCCGCTCCTCGGCAGTCACTGCCGCTGCAGCTCCCCGCCCACCATGTCTCTCCAGGTGGGCCTCACTTCGCCACACTGGCTAGCGTCACAACTCTCAATATGGCGTCACAACTCTCACTTCGGCGTCACAACTCTCACTCTGGCGTCTGTGTTCACTCCTCACCTTGTCTCCTTCTCTGCGTCAGGTTGTTGTTGCCGTGCTGTCCACCCTGGCGGTCGCCGCCCTCGCCGCCCCCAGCAACCTGCCGAGTTACCACGCCCCCGTCCATCCCGCACCATCCTACCACGCCCCCCGCTCACCCCACGCCCTCCTACCATGCCCCCAGGCCCTCCTACCACGCCCCCCGCGCAGTACGCTGACGTAAGTTCCTCAATCACACTAGGTTCTCATCTGGTACACACTAAATACACTAACTCTTAATCAACAGCCTTCCAGCTGCTGGaggcgcggcgcggcgcgggcTGTTGTCCTGCCCGGCCCGCCACGCTCCGTGCCGCAGCGCCCCGTAGCCGCTGAGCCTCAAGTTTGTCCCTCCCTTCCGCCGCAGGTCTCGCCGCACTACAACACCCAGTACGCCGTCAAGGACGACTACAGCGGCAATGACTTTGGTGCCCAGGAGGCGCGCGACGGCTACAGCACACAGGGCTCCTACTACGTGCTGCTGCCCGACGGCCGCCTGCAGCGCGTCACCTACCACGTGGACGGCGACTCAGGCTACGTGGCCGATGTCACCTACGAGGGCGAGGCCCAGTACCCCCAGACTTACGGCCACGCTCCTGCTCCTTCCTACGGCCACGCCCCAGCTCCCTCCTACACCCCCAGGCCAGCTTACGGCTAGACTGAAGACTCCACGGCAACTCCTGAATCCACCGCAGGCCTCATTTGTTCCTGCCGCCGTTGAGCTCCGTTGAGCGGGAAGTATCGTCGCCATGGCCGCTGTCAGTCAGCCACCATGCCTCTCGcggcgtcatcatcatcatcatcatcatcatcatcatcatcatcatcatcatcatcacagtcaTTGTTAACCTCTGCATTTCCAAATAATATTAACTAATTTCTAATAATTGATTGCTGACAAGACAATTCTACCTTTAAttgaactaacctaaccttacctaacctaaacataacccaacctaaccactCACCATTAACTAAACCACaccttccactactactactactactactactactactactactactactactactactactactacacacagtTTTTGTTCACTGAATTGAAATTACTGAAATTTGATTACCTATTGCAatacttttgtcttttatctgtttataatGACTTAAATGAAATTAGGAGTACCAGGAAATTGTTTAGATATATTCATCATAGCCAAGGAACTAGAGGAAATAATATCAACTTGATTTGTCCACAACATAGAACAACATTGTATAAATTTTCAATACATTGCTTTGGACCTACGTGTTGGAACGCTTTACCTGATGATTTGAAGACTATAACTAATTTCAATATATTCAAAagtaaacttaaaaaacattttcataaaTTGCAAAGTCTATCAATTAATGCACAATAATGTCAAatgcagttcttttttttatggaaaggtGTGATTATTAATGTCATGATTGTCTGTAGGATGTAAGTTTTTGTCTTAAattgtttgtaatataattattaatctTAATTTATTACCTATTGCCGTCATGGAAACATGTATTACTGTAATTAATCTATGTCATGTCTGCTTAAGAGCTTAGCTCAGCAGACTAATGCCTCAACAATACCTGTACATAACTGTTCATTGTATATACTGGTGATATggcaataaactaaactaaactaaactaaactactactactacatttttatGCAAGAAAAAGTCCCGCTAtgggcaaaaagaaaaaaaaaaacagagaaaacattaatttcacctcttcctaaaatcttaaaagataaataagttaaaaattgaaggtaattcatttatactactactactactactactattgctaccaccaccaccatcaccaccaccactaccgccaccaccgtcTCCACACGCCTCGTCTTTCGCAACAATTGTCTTTTCTCACGCgcgtgtcattattattatccgcAAGGCGACCTCTGCCTCGGGGGCTGACTGATGCGAGCTGTACTGccgctactgtgtgtgtgtgtgtgtgtgtgtgtgtgtgtgtgtgtgtgtgttggttgggctctttttttttgcctctctgTCGGTTtgctctgtctctgtttctttttgtttggttgtctctctctctctctctctcctctctctctctctctctctctctctctctctctctctctctctctctctctctctctctctctctttctctctctctctctgtgtgtgtgtgtgtgtgtgtgtgtgtgtgtgtgtgtgtgtgtgtgtgtgtgtgtgtgtgtgtgtatgcaaatgAGAGTATGTGGGATGGaacgaaagggaaagaaattgagagagagagagagagagagagagagagagagagagagagagagagagagagagagagagagagaaacacagatagacagaaacacagagagaaacacagacaaacagaaacagaaataggaaagaaagagaccatcacacacacacgcacagatagatagatagatagatagatttattgactacacaatcatattacaagcaaacaaaactaaaacaaaaactaaaatacaaaaaaatatccacagcaGTAGTCCATTAATAATTGTAGTCCACAATATtctaaatcattaaataaatattcttgcaatgcagcaaaagaactcccaaaatacaaaataaaaaaaaaattttctctacCCAAAAATAGACATTACCAGATATCATACAAATTATTCGCATTCATttaaatttccttatttatatactttaagTACATCGAAAATTACATTACACATCTCGCTAGTTGTACATTTTGTAAATACATCTTCCATTGTCTCGTATCTATAGTTATTCCTTAGATGTTGGGTGAGAGTACAGTTCTCCAGTACGTGTCTCTCCGTCTGTATCTCACCACAACTGCACAGCCGCTCCTCCAGCGGTAAGCGGCCACGTCCTCGCCTATTCCATCGCCCTGTTTCTATAGCTAGAGTGTGGCCAGATAATCGAAACCTTGTAAAATCCAGTCTATGAAACTCATTTAAGATTTGCCTCTTAGTGTAAATCTCGTGTGTGGATAATGTGGGATTTATGTCCTTATACACTATACATCTTGATGTACCTGAATCTCTGATGCaacacttctctttctccaataACACAGACATGTCAGGTACTTCCCCTCTTATCATTTCTTTCACGCACTTGCCCATATTCGTGTTCTcgtttattacttttctcattgCAAAAGATAGTGGATCATCATTCATACTGGACCTCTCATCccacattttctttaaaaacTTATGTTGTCTATATTTCACAAGGTCAGGAAGCGATGGATAACCCGACTCGACATAACACACCACGTTAGgagtagtttttctcacccctaacaGTTGTTTCAGTGCCCAGTTATAAAGCTTAACTACAGGTTTAACGTCAGCATCAATCCAGGACTCACAACCATACACTAGTGACGACAGGAGGGCAGCGTCAAACACACGTCGCTTTACTATAAAGGGgatatcattattcttctttaaaaaCGATATAAACTTTAACACATGACATAatttgttctttgcatgtacctTGACGGCAGAAGACACAGAACCGTCACACGTAAATGGTGAACCCAAATACATATAACTATCACAGTGTTCCACTTTCATACTCGTACCACCTACACTAAACGGCTCCTTGTCTCCTAGCCCACCATTGATGACAAAAAATTTCGTCTTTGCACTGTTTATCCTCATACCATACTCTTTACAATATTCCTGTAATATCCTTAGCTTAATGT
This window encodes:
- the LOC135113381 gene encoding cuticle protein 7-like; this translates as VLIWYTLNTLTLNQQPSSCWRRGAARAVVLPGPPRSVPQRPVAAEPQVCPSLPPQVSPHYNTQYAVKDDYSGNDFGAQEARDGYSTQGSYYVLLPDGRLQRVTYHVDGDSGYVADVTYEGEAQYPQTYGHAPAPSYGHAPAPSYTPRPAYG